ATCGCTCAGCAGGATCTTTTCCTGCAAAAATAACCCCCGGGTTCACGTGAAATTTCCTCACTACTTTTCCTTTATACCTTGTTAAACTTATGGGCATATAAAAATCCGAGTAAGGGAGATTACTATGTGACTTCGAGGGTGAACACCCATTACTTGGAAACCaaatattgaagttgaaagATTATTTGAAACAACTTGACTTAGAGAGGATAatctgtatttttatttttgaaattacagaCAACatccttatttaattattattattttaaaagtaaatggTGAAAGACTCATAAAAGTTATTTCCATTATCAAAAACATTGTTATGGTAAATAACCTACAACCTTTGCCTCGTAGATAAATCTAACTCCATTTAAAGGACATCAACATGCAGCCAAATACGTTCAAATCCATGATGTGAGTTCTGATTCACATTCTTATAATAAAGGATTGATTGTGATGGtgacaaataattaaaaccccAAATTCCAAATTCAACAGTTTTCTAGTGGCCTAGAGTATttcaattacttaaatatatacttaCGTCAGAAACTTCAGTATTTCAATTACTTGAATTTGTTATAAACCCATCCTCCACCTCCATGTAGCCAAGCCTAAAGTAAACAGAAATGTCCACAAAAACCATCATTCTGATTCTCATCTGCCTCACTTTTCATCCACTGCTGGGTGGTTCCCAAGGCTTGCCAAGGTTCAACAACAATACGGACCAGGAATCGCTTCTTGTATTCAAGTCTCAGATAACTGATGATCCTCTTGGGGTTCTTGAGACTTGGAATCCCAGTTCTTCCTTGTGCAACTGGACTGGTATTAATTGTAATGTCACTAAACAGAGAGTTACAAGTATCAACCTTGAAAACCTTGGCCTTGTGGGTACTATTGCTCCTCACATTGGTAACCTTTCCTTTCTTAGCTACCTCAACCTTCAAAACAACAGTTTTTCTGGAAGCCTTCCACAAGAAATTGGTCAGCTTTTCCGGTTGAGAACACTCATTCTAGCTTCTAATCGAATTCGAGGAACAATACCGGCATCGTTAAGTTTATGTTCAAAGTTGTCTTATCTTGATCTGTCAATCAACAGACTCGAAGGAACCATTCCAAACGAATTAGGTGCACTTTCAGAGCTTGAAGATGTATCTTTCATGCAAAATTTTCTCACAGGTCCTATTCCATCTTCTTTTGGGAATCTCTCTTCTTTGTCAAATCTAATTCTGATGTCAAACAGCTTGAAAGGGCCTATACCAGAAGGGTTGGGTCGCCTTCCCTTCTTAATCAATCTTCAAATTGGCCTTAACAATATCTCTGGTGAAATCCCACGTTCATTATTCAATAGTTCCTCGTTGATTGTCATAGCCATGGCTGTCAATAGACTCACAGGTACCCTTCCCCGAGATACGTTTACTAATCTAACCAGCTTAACCACCTTTTTCGTGGGAGGGAATCTCGTGTCTGGTCGCATACCACCATCCATAGGCAATGCTTCAAGCTTAACTCGAGTTGATCTCGCAAACAACAGTTTCAGTGGCCAAATCCCATGGCTAGGGAACCTGCCAAACATTCAAATATTGAGCTTACAGAGTAATCAGCTGGTTAATGATGGAGCGGGTGGCATGGATTTCCTAGCTTCTTTGGCAAACTCTACCCAACTTCAAGTATTCTCCGTGGCGGAAAACCAGCTTACTGGTAAGCTTCCATCTTCCATAGGCAACCTCTCTAGACAACTTTCATTGTTGGTGATGAACAACAACTTTTTCCATGGAAGCTTGCCAGCAGAAATAAGCAATTTGGTCAACTTAACCCTGATTGCTTTCGAACACAATTCCTTAACCGGAACCATTCCACCTTCAATAGGAACTTTGCCAAACCTGCAGTACATTTTCTTACACGAAAACAAGTTCTCAGGAAAGGTACCAGAGTCTCTTGGAAACTTGACCTATTTAGCTGAAGTTCATCTAAGCAACAATCTTTTAGAAGGGACCATTCCTTCAAGCTTGGGAAACTGTCAGCGTCTTCAGTTGCTAGACCTGTCAGTGAACTTGCTTAATGGTACTATACCCAGTGATATATTAGGAATCCCAGGTTTGGGAAAGGTCTTGAATCTCTCTTTCAATTCTTTAAGTGGATTTGTTCCTTTCGAATTAGGTGGTCTAAATATGGTTCAAGCGATAGACTTGGCAAGTAATCAATTATCAGGAGATATACCAGTCACCATTGGAGATTGTTCAAGCCTTTTGTACTTGGATATGTCTAGAAATTCGTTTCAGGGATCCATACCAAATTCTCTAGACAAATTGAAAGCGATAGAGTATATTGACCTCTCTTCCAACAACCTCACTGGTAACATCTCAGCTTCTTTAGAATCTTTGAAGTTCTTGCAAGTTTTAAACCTGTCCAGGAACCAACTCTCAGGGGAGGTTCCAAAAGCAGGGATTTTCGAGAATTCAACAGCCGTTTCTCTGTCGGGGAATCTCAA
The sequence above is a segment of the Gossypium raimondii isolate GPD5lz chromosome 4, ASM2569854v1, whole genome shotgun sequence genome. Coding sequences within it:
- the LOC105781071 gene encoding probable LRR receptor-like serine/threonine-protein kinase At3g47570 isoform X1; this encodes MSTKTIILILICLTFHPLLGGSQGLPRFNNNTDQESLLVFKSQITDDPLGVLETWNPSSSLCNWTGINCNVTKQRVTSINLENLGLVGTIAPHIGNLSFLSYLNLQNNSFSGSLPQEIGQLFRLRTLILASNRIRGTIPASLSLCSKLSYLDLSINRLEGTIPNELGALSELEDVSFMQNFLTGPIPSSFGNLSSLSNLILMSNSLKGPIPEGLGRLPFLINLQIGLNNISGEIPRSLFNSSSLIVIAMAVNRLTGTLPRDTFTNLTSLTTFFVGGNLVSGRIPPSIGNASSLTRVDLANNSFSGQIPWLGNLPNIQILSLQSNQLVNDGAGGMDFLASLANSTQLQVFSVAENQLTGKLPSSIGNLSRQLSLLVMNNNFFHGSLPAEISNLVNLTLIAFEHNSLTGTIPPSIGTLPNLQYIFLHENKFSGKVPESLGNLTYLAEVHLSNNLLEGTIPSSLGNCQRLQLLDLSVNLLNGTIPSDILGIPGLGKVLNLSFNSLSGFVPFELGGLNMVQAIDLASNQLSGDIPVTIGDCSSLLYLDMSRNSFQGSIPNSLDKLKAIEYIDLSSNNLTGNISASLESLKFLQVLNLSRNQLSGEVPKAGIFENSTAVSLSGNLKLCGGVPDLGLPKCDSHEKKSGGSKLKIVLAATFASVAFIIIVSMLAFWFVRKKDSDLRAVNEEADSPEMYPMYRQHDLKLATRNFSQEYMIGEGSFGSVYKGVFEDGSLAAIKVFKMEQHGASKSFIAECEALRSIRHRNLVKIISLCSAGDFKALVLKFMPNGNLEQLLHPRIEDCEVEKVVDMNQRLKIAQDVALALAYLHHDCETPVVHCDLKPSNVLLDEEMSAHVGDFGLARILLKNSPNAHLSSSVGLKGSIGYMAPEYGMGAGVSTRGDVYSFGILILEMFTRKRPIDHLFSGNMDLQKWVSMHLPDHFYNIVDNELKAKEWQAEHADSMARILNIGLMCARKSPEERPTMREVSVMIKKCLV
- the LOC105781071 gene encoding LRR receptor-like serine/threonine-protein kinase EFR isoform X2, yielding MSTKTIILILICLTFHPLLGGSQGLPRFNNNTDQESLLVFKSQITDDPLGVLETWNPSSSLCNWTGINCNVTKQRVTSINLENLGLVGTIAPHIGNLSFLSYLNLQNNSFSGSLPQEIGQLFRLRTLILASNRIRGTIPASLSLCSKLSYLDLSINRLEGTIPNELGALSELEDVSFMQNFLTGPIPSSFGNLSSLSNLILMSNSLKGPIPEGLGRLPFLINLQIGLNNISGEIPRSLFNSSSLIVIAMAVNRLTGTLPRDTFTNLTSLTTFFVGGNLVSGRIPPSIGNASSLTRVDLANNSFSGQIPWLGNLPNIQILSLQSNQLVNDGAGGMDFLASLANSTQLQVFSVAENQLTGKLPSSIGNLSRQLSLLVMNNNFFHGSLPAEISNLVNLTLIAFEHNSLTGTIPPSIGTLPNLQYIFLHENKFSGKVPESLGNLTYLAEVHLSNNLLEGTIPSSLGNCQRLQLLDLSVNLLNGTIPSDILGIPGLGKVLNLSFNSLSGFVPFELGGLNMVQAIDLASNQLSGDIPVTIGDCSSLLYLDMSRNSFQGSIPNSLDKLKAIEYIDLSSNNLTGNISASLESLKFLQVLNLSRNQLSGEVPKAGIFENSTAVSLSGNLKLCGGVPDLGLPKCDSHEKKSGGSKLKIVLAATFASVAFIIIVSMLAFWFVRKKDSDLRAVNEEADSPEMYPMYRQHDLKLATRNFSQEYMIGEGSFGSVYKGVFEDGSLAAIKVFKMEQHGASKSFIAECEALRSIRHRNLVKIISLCSAGDFKALVLKFMPNGNLEQLLHPRIEDCEVEKVVDMNQRLKIAQDVALALAYLHHDCETPVVHCDLKPSNVLLDEEMSAHVGDFGLARILLKNSPNAHLSSSVGLKGSIGYMAPAMQNMAWVRGSQHEAMSTVLEY